agagcgtttgacggGCTCTACCGGCGCTGCAACGAGTATATACTACTTGTACTGCGTATATTatgttccaataaaaaaaaatatatttattttatttatttcaaaggcAGCAACTTCAAGTATCAGACACTAAAGTATATATGATGTTTGGCGTGGCAAGTGCCAATAAAATTTTCAGAGTATTTCTTGGTATCatcccttaaataattttttttttttttaaataaaaacttacttaaaacaaaatgacaataaagtaactttatttttatatcaaatattttatgatcTAAAATGCTATGCTTGTATGAATAAATATGCTGTTTGctttttaatgaattcaattattttattcttaattgttaaaaataattatttttaaaagtttattgacttttatctgtttataGAAGGTTATCTTTGAAAGCCCTGCTTCTTGCAATGAAGCAGAAAACTGTGTTTGTAATCAAACAGAACTAAAAGTAAAACTGTTAATTAGCATTATTCATTTAAACACATTCATCACATCACTGGAAGACAcaataatttccaaaattatgaGGGTTAaccaaaaattattgcatacagTTGCTCAAAATTTGCAGAGGAAAAGAGTGAAAAATCAGATGAAACAAATGTGGCGTAAAATTACATTCTATTTGCTACAAAGACTTGCATTTATTTTCTCCCATAATCGCCATTTAAATTACGGATTTCTCCCCATGGTGAACCAGTTATCTCATTCCAACAATGAAGAATGTTGACAGTCATTCCTTGATCCATGTTCGCACTGCATTCTCAGTTCAACATCTCTGGTGAAATAGATACTCTTAATATCCTTCTTAAttgcaaaaaaactgaaaatctcaATGTGTCAAATCTGGTGAGTATAGAGGGAGTggataggttcaaatttcaacttcacaagagccttGGAAGTTGCATGCAATGTATTTGGTCGACCATAATCAGTTTGTAGAATCATCTGTGGCTCTACAGGTtgtgaaaacacacacacacatacatacacacacacacacacacacacacacacacacacacacacacacacacacacacacacacacacacacacacacacacacacacacacacacacacacacacacacacacacacacacacacacacacacacctccttaggtgttttatttaacatgtatgtATTGCAcacagttttaaatttactttgatcAAATTTCATCAGAGCTTTTAGTCAGCAATTAATATCATTAGCATATACTATTTCTGGTtttaaaattcaatcactgcATATTGTTTTTAACACAGCAAGTGTACTTGAGCCCCTAACAAAAAAATGAGAGGGTGTGGGTCaatcaattttgaaattaagtaGTAGGGCAAaaaataagaaaccatcaagtttaccccttaaataacgccttaaaaatttcagtatcatctcatttcaccaggggaacTTATATCTAGGGGAAATTGTTTGCTATCCAAAACTcaataacccaccaggttggtttagtggtgaacttgtcatcgcaaatcagctgatttcaaagtcgagagttccaaggttcaaatcctagtaaagacagttagttttacacagatttgaatgctatattgtggataccagtgtcctttagtggttgggttccaattaacaacacatctcaggaacggttgacctgagaccgTTCACCGTCAAAAAGTAGCACTTATCACTTTGTGTGAAATATTGTTCTCCTGCTACATTCCAGTgttcattacatttcagccactccttatatacaacaaaacatatattttttgatcTTTTCAATATCTACTACTTTATAATCATCAGTTTCCTACACAAGAATAAAAATCTTCTTATATTCCATACTATTTAAATCATttcttatattgtaataattaatgtaatgcaAGTAATACATACTCCatgaactaattttatttaaaaaaaaaaagtaaaataaaagataaaacaacataaaatgaatatgaatagaatttatgatcatgtagttctgtcaaaaaagaaaattgcaaagCAATTTTAAGTAATCCAACGTAATCCACAAAATGTAAATTTGGTGGGTTAATCATTAAAAAgcgtaaataattttgtaaaaatataaactgataaaGTTTACATACCACCAAAGTGCAAGAAAAGGAACAGCTGGAACTGTTATTGCTATTTGTAAATTCCTCCAATCTTTAATGTAATATGCAATTCCTGATATTACAATATATGCAATCGGTAATGGAAATAAATACGACACACCAGATATTGTCAACCATTTTCCACCAACTAATTccatacctgaaaaaaaaaatttttattaaaccagatctatgtctagaaaataaaaatgcgaCAATCATCTGTTACAATAACGCATACAGTGATGATGACTTATTTGCCGCAgggacattataaaaaaaaaaaaacatgcatctTTCACAAGAACTGGTGCGAGCTCTACCAAATTTTACTACTCACACTcaaatatttattggaaaaaaaagatGTTTGGATCCCCTTTTTGAATAGACCTCGAATGCAGAAACAACTTGCTTTTAGAACCAAAATGAAACTTTATTGTTAGAAAATAGGTAAGacatatattttactaaacatattttcatGGTTACTTAtctaatattcagaatatttgagtttataaaaacaaagaatataatttatgattagaGGAGAGTTCTATGGTGGCATATTAATAAGACCACCAGCCTTtgcacaaaaatttttttttttttatttacaaatgggattcagttgtaaaatttttggtttattattattacaagcacatacttttttttttagtaataaacttGAAATCTGTTCAAAAGTAAAACCTAATTTACAATTGTTTGTATGATTATCATCTTTATTAATGTTCAGAAACTCTGAATTGTTACCATTTTCCCTGTTACTAAATTAATGCAATATGTTTATTTATCCATTCATCACAACTGGATGATAACACAAAAGCATTTTTCTCCTAGGaaaaaacaactcaaaaaaaaatcacatattttgacgggaaaaaaatctgtaatacaaatacaaaaacaattctataaatgaaatttaaattatttttttcaatcaatacttgttacattataattttcaaaatattgtcatatgcaaaaaattcaggtatacgatgtctgtaaataaagtaacaagcctggttcagaaaaaccttttatttacaatccaattatacatggactccaTCACTTTCGAAATAGTTCCCATAGGAAGCCAGGCAACGCTTCAAATGTTTTcgcactcttcatagcagtgttgggactcagaaaccagaatatccttcagagggtcagtttttttttatactttctactgtttcaaaattATGAGGTGTTTTTCTTAAAGTCGGTAACAGGAAAAAGGCACAGGGACTCATGTCAGGTGAATAAgtggtcatactcaaatatccaagattaatcaccagtaataacattttttagagaatcaggatcagtttcaatttgccctagaagatcacggcatatttccaccctgttgtttttctgttcaatggTGAGGTATTTTgacaccaatttcgcacaaacttttttcgtgtccaattcgtttgtcaaaattttattgactgtggtatggttaaaattcaattgcTCTGTataattctgacagttaattgccatACCATATCACacctctgattcgctcaacattgtggtcactttttgacattaacggtcttccagagcgtggatgttcgcaactgattcccagccatctgaaaatgctttaagcCATCTAAAatcttgggctcatgacagagcgtcatctccataaacccttttcaattttgaaaaagttacagTAGCATTCTGAATGAgcttaacacaaaacttgattgcacaatgttgctcataattagtatcactcatttttgtaatgcacaacaaaaattcatttcacgaaaagtttatTAATGTCTCAtgtaacaatagactaaaaatattaacacctAATATAAATCATCTGTTCAtaatcatatgtttactagtaactttacagtgttgccactttaactgccaaaaaaaaatagtctcGTTACTGTACTTACAGACCTTgtatacagaaaaaattgtattcaacaaaaacaaagaatttgCTGTGAGATCTAAAAATGTGCTTCAGAACTCCCAGAAATAcagctattataaaattaaatgtttaatttcaacaGCTATTATCTTGAAGCACACTACAAGTACAAGAAAAGCTGAGGATTGCTGCATTCagtgttaaaattttcaacagttaacTGTTTTGaaggtaaaagtaataaaaaaaaattgaacctacTACATCTATATGCAAGGATAAtagcattgtaaaaaaaaatgtcaatctttattatattgtttataatctaAACTTTTAATTCAGCAAGACAAACAAATATCCATAAACACAGGTAATATTATAATGTCATGTAATCAGTTTACtaaatcttctattttttaaaactcatttctgagttgtagaattaattttttgactgaGTAGTAGCTTTTTGCAACtttcaccttcaaaatagtttacTGTTCCCTATCTTAACACTAAACATagcaattgctattttttttatttttttatagatgtacTGTGTTTTAAGACAATAGCCGTTAAAAAACCAATACCTATTTATTTCCATTCATCTATTTCTAGAAATTTTGAAGCCCATTATGTGCTAAACATAGATAtcaaaatgtaaacttaaaaatgtttgtttttagtacattttttcctTAACTGAATGTACTCAatgaaattacaaacaataaagaaaattttggttgATAAGATAAACACAAGATAGTAAAAAAAGGATTCCACCAGAATCTCAccaacatataatattaataatatgttaaaaacacTTGGATAACAcgttttttgcattacatttgtggtaaaaaaataactattacataaaaatttaatatgataaaaccaAAACTTACAAAGAACAAATCCTGAGAAGACAACGCTTACACATACAAATCCAAGAAGAGCTCTTAAGACTAGATATACACTAAGTAATGGAGCAAATGCAATTCCTAAACCAAGAACTATCTGTAGTAGGAGAGATACCATTAATGTCTTCTTCCTTCctaatctgaaataaataaattattgtaatgatcagtttattaaaataatattagaaataattataattaatgaaaaaaaagtaagaagTAATGATGTGTACAAAACAGTAATTctgttctttaaattaaatagcaccttcataattctttaaattgttgACTAAATTGTTAGacagaataaatttactttaaaaaatgataataattctaCCTGTCAGAAAAGAATCCAGATGCAAGACCTCCTACTGCAACACCAAGAAGAAACATCATTTCAGCAAGGTTGTTTAACTGTTGATTTTCACAAACTAGGTCCCACTGATAAAACATAAATCATAgtaaacaaagtaatttaaatactacCACATACCACCATAAGCTTTCCACATAAATTTTTCACCACAAATAttgtgttaactttttttatatctttatcaaCTAACacccattattatttaaaaatgacataaaactgtggcatttaaaaaaaaaaaacaaaatcaaattttataaatgctatttttgttaataattttcatcaaaatgttttaaaatcatttccaGTGACTCAGGAGTTATAAAAAAGagtgaaaacattttgaacaagttatttataaaatttgatttgcaaaagttttttaataaatatttaataatttctgttgcaaatcatcatttacaaaaacatagcaaatttcttaaaatgtgaAAAAGATTAGTAATAAGCTGCACAGCATTAATGATTGATTTCgtcaataaaatattctactttcctaatttattataagttacaaaaaaaaaaaaatcagtataaacaGTGAAAGTTCAATGTGTGAGAGAGACAGGTTAAATAAGTTTTctcacataaaaataatgaatatacaacAGACAAAATAAATGCATAGTACAGTAATGGACAAACAGTAATGTATGCTTAAGATCTAATCTAGAGATTATATGAAATCTTATACTATATTGTATATTTCAGGTACTGTAAATTGTATGGTACGTATAAATCGTATATTCTAACAGGAAACTGGTCTTTCACAGTTGTGTGTACTCACTATGCTCAAGGAAGATGTATTCAACAAGAAATATCTGCTGTTCTAAAGTTTACACCATTCTGAGCGCACATAGAAAGATACATGGTCTCAATTGTTCAAAGGCAATGAATACACAATGAACAACAAAGAACCAGATACATCTGTTTTCAAGGACACCAGTTTGCTGGAATGCAGAAGAAAACTGAACACAATGCAGGATTACCAAACCGCTCCAGAAAACATTACTTGCAGTGTACAGAATACAATCCCTCAGCATATAATAGTGTTAATGTAAGTGTATAGTTACTTTTCAAATTCACTGTACTAGATCTTCATTCAACATGTGTATAACTTCTACTAAGGgcagttaattttcattaaatgaacagaataataaaatatggttttGAAAAAACCTGCATTTCACCAGAATCGTTATATCAATATGCAGCAGTATATCTGGCTTTGGCTCAATAAAAAATGCAACAGAAAACCACTTCATTTTCCACTCTCTCTAGTAAGCCTGCCCTATgttcttgttatattttaaaattaagtaattttcaaaaGTAGCTTGTGATTAATCTTAGGTTGCCTACAACCATTATGTTTATGgtacttgaaaaatatataaaacttattcataaaaacacatttaaacacaatataatttaaaattacaaattaataaattatttattatcaattcatATATTGTAAGCTTCAGGTCCCTGTTCGGGCGCCATTTTGTAAGCTTCTATActtcatcaaattaaatttttttacaaaaaaaaaaaattttattttaaagaatttgtttaaaaaaaaaatgaacttactaATGTTGGGATTTGCAAAGCAATGTACTAAGACTGCTGTTTGGTAAGTTTATATCCTAAGATTGCTCTCTCTAGTTTTACATAAAACCAGTTACAGTAACTCAAcacatcaaaaaatgttactaacagcAATGAATAATTGTACATTACTTATTCATTATGaaacacaaacacaaatatatatatatatatatatatatatatatatatatatatatatatatataaaataaaaaataataatacatttgacTTAGAACACCCACATTAATCTACTTGAACATATCAGAACTTCGCAAatcatcttattaatatttatactaatacGGAATTGGCCAATCCGAAATtaattctagttataattttgcatataatttatcattacaacAAGTTACActtttaatagttctttattaaATAGTTGAAAATTAGTAATATTGTAATGGATCCATTGAAGTATTTTTGCAGAGGGGCCTTTAATAATAGGTTCTCATACCTGTATctagaataaaacataaattgcaaACCTCTTGAACAGTTTTCTGAACAAAGTCACTGCACTCAAGCTcacacctttctttttcctgtttagcctttggtaattacctttcagataatacttcagaagatgaatgaggatgatatgtttgaatgtaaatgaagtgtagtcttgtacagtctcagttcgaccattcctgagatgtgcggttaattgaaacccgaccaccaaagaacaccggcatccacaatctagtattcaaatccatgtaaaaataactgactttactaggacttgaacgctggaacactcgacttccaaatcagctgatttgggaagacgcgttcaccactagaccaagccagtGGGTTACTCAAGCTCACACCGACAAATCCCAACACAAACTGCGGCTTATCGATGGTCTCTCAGTCTAACCCTCACCACCATTCCTGAGAATTATTCAACTATATGAATACATGTACGCACACTAACGTAACGCTTTCTGTGGGAAAAGTTTGTTCCCATTGCGAGCATGATGTCAtactatgataaattttatttttagcaagaaTGTGCGATAAGgattaaatcatcaaaaaatagtttattcttatCTACTTATGCCATAATTATCCACAATCAGTCTTCTCAGAATAAATCCATTTAATCTGGCATTTTTAAAATCGTCTGTCAGggtaatacaaaatttacaaaataaaaagtatacagtACAAACAAAGTAACCAAATTAATTAAGCCCTATAAGACTATTTTGGTCAgaatttataatggttacaaTATGGTGTATAAATTCATCTACAATGGTgtatcttttaatgaaaatttaaaatcttatttagtttgattattaattaagaaatgaatGATATGATTCAACATAGGCTGCTCTCCATGGTGGAATGGTAGcatgtcggcctttcatccagagatccaagattcaaatctcagtcaggcatagcatttttcatacgctacaaaatctcATTTCAATATTCCCATTTACAAGCTTTCAAAGCTTCtctggtgaattaatttatcaagcaaaaaaaaaaataataataataatacattacatatgtaatagtaaaaaataaaatatacctcaCTGATTATAGTTTCTCCAAATCCTGAACTGTCATACTCCCAGTGCAGACATTTTTTTCTAGGTACTGATTCATTGCTGAATGTAACAGAGACATCAGTATAATTGTGGATAGGTAATGGCATATCCTTGATTGTGCATGGATCATACTTTACTTTTCCAtcctgcaaataaaaattaaatgaatttgtgtCATAAGTCATTATTTTTAGCACATCCATTAAATTAAACCAACATAGACTACAatacaacattttcaaaattttcaatattttctacttttcttcAACCCTTAGGTatttaaatacctaaaaaattaagtaatgacaaaaatttattttcgcaAATTGATAGTctgatttatttgtaaatcagtcactataaaatttttataattgattgcttcaatttttaatattactagtcGTTTGTTTATTACCTTTTACACCGatgaaatacataatatttattttgtaataaaacaagtaaagtaACAAACACctataattaagaatatattcCAAAAAGAACTGTGATACTCTAAAATCACGATTTggtatccatattttaaatttaaaatagctaaTTGACAACCACATAACTATCATCGACCATTGGGCAATTTCTGCTGAAAAGGGACTTTTAAAGAGCAACTTCAGTTAGAAAATTCCTCTGATTTCAGAAAGTAAAACATCTGATATTTATTGCAGAATCCTCTCAGccaatatggtaaaaattatatgaattttccaGTTGTTAAAATTACTTGAAGCACCTAGCAACATATTACCAGTGCAGCTTTTAAGAATAATCAATTCAGAGTTTAAAGAGATATAAGAGTTATAGtagaaagaattattgaaaactaTGAAGTCAACACTGCATTACATATGCAcatatgcattatttattatttggaaataGATACGCAACAAGGAGTAAACCATCATTCCATACTTTCAAGAAAATtgcatttaatgtttataattactttacaCAATCAAATGTTAAAGGAAATTaacaataagttattttttttttttgtcttcagtcatttgactggtttgatgcagctctccaagattccctatctacaataagttataagttaataatttaaataaatttagtttattttatgttagtagtatcatcaaaattgaaaacattgcaatttttaaaaaaaaattggttaactgctttaaaaaaacattacaggcTATAGAAACATAATAAGGAGgtatcagtttaataaaatgagttaaaCACAACTTACTGataaaaacatgttataatatgatatttttatttcaaaatgaataaaaatgcatattaaaatatgtataatataaaaaattaaacttataacaaaaaaaattaatatttttttttcatctattattaaatgcttagaaataattttcaaaacaaactgTAATATTTGTTCATTATGTTTGAGTTATAATAATCTTGAAATTTTCAtaagttaaaaatcttttaaatggaaaattataaaaatgtatacaaaaacaaaatacatttagttaaaccaataaaattgaaactaaccaatattaaaatatttcttttaactaaccgcataatagtaaaataattcttttggtttgaataaagtaaaaaaaatggcatatttttatttctactaaaaacataatagagtaatatttataaaagctaagactattttgtaaaatattgtaaagaaaataatattaatttgataataatttatggataaatttcactctttttaacaacacaagtaaaatattttcattcaatttattgcTTCTTTTTGAATTTCACTAACTACATTGTTATTCTGCAGTTAAATGCAGTCAACGAGATAAACAAATTTTGCAAAACAAGatctaaaaaggttttaaaaaagacAATGGTTAAATACTGGTTAAGTTATTTTTTGCATAACACAAATACTGTAaacgaagaaattttttaaaaggattttattacacattttttttcttaataagattATTTGAATCAAATCACTATTGTAAACATTCAAAATTctacagaaaacaataaaataaataatctaaaattttcattttttgagggTTAATTATTGAATACCTATGAACACATCCATTTTTGGCAATGTATAAATTTTCCACAATCAAATACAGCtgacaatttaatttaacattttattttcatttttactatttttattaattcaatttcagtatattaaattCAACACAAAACGAGTAAGATTTACTGTTTATTCAACTACTAGTTTGGTTTATTAGTTAATTCCAAAAATtctttattcacttatttaaactaaaagtaattgtttgtaaattacttccaatttgaagtaaaaaatgttgTCTTATTTCGgtgattttattagtaaattaatttttttataagagattCAGATGATATACCCAAATATTAATgtgcaaattttttgtaaattaatatttaattataaacaaagctTTCATACATAAAACAATGCTACAGACTGAATTCCCAAAGTAATAGTTATATGGGAATTAAATAGATgtaaagtaaatgtaattaaatccaGCGATATCACAATCAGTGAGGTGAACAGTTAGCATCAATGCCAGTCAAGAGTACTACAGCCATTCTAAAATTCTGCACGACTCTTGttcaaatctaattaaaaatttaattacttttaactggatttgaattatctaagataaaaattaactctttttttgtaTCCTTGCATGGAATTATTCCAGAAAGCCATTCtaagacatttttctttttcaaacttATATTCATTATTGAATGATATGGGGCAATTATAACTTGACCAAAACACATGACTACAATACAATCGATTGAAATTGAGCTGACAGCTCAGAAAACCAATAGCTTAAATTTCCAACCATTAAATTCTCCTTTGATCTGGACCTCAGATCATCATGATTTTCCCTtgcaaaacattataataaattaaatcgcaATCCATATTAGGTGATAATAGTACTCACACAaccaataaatttacatttttggtcAAAATCCTCTTTAAGAAtgtcaatttttcaaatatttatcaaaaaaattataaattatgaaaaatttttataaagatcaaGAATTATAAATGAAAGGGGCAATAACAAGttgccaaaaaaaaatgatttaacttacAGAAACAACACTAAAGATTCCACTTAGATTTTTCCACAAATCAACAGGTAAATCTCGAAAACCTTCAGGTCTAGCACACCAAAAATCTCTACTGGCACCTTCAAATGTGGGTGAAAAAATGTGAAATGTACATGGAAAATTGACAAGagataaaagaaatgttaaaagaaacTGCCATCTTCCAAAGTTTCCAATCGACTGTGAAATCGGATCTGAAGATGTCTTTTCTGTTTGTGGCTGTTGTTGCTTTTCCTTATCTCCTGCAGCTCCAACAGGTGACGACGGAGTCGTCATACCgtctgaaaatacaaaaaaaaagttaatatttttcataactaaaattaAGTAACATAGTAGTACAAATTAAATTGGACATAGTAGTACACTTTTAATtggacagaaataaaaaaaaaaccgcattatattaatgtaattaattatggtAACTCTTCTGCACTGAGAAACAccttaaattctatattttcaaacaaaaaaaaaacaaaaatatgttatgaaaattatgacagtttatttcattaatatctataaaataaactggatCCAATCAGTGTTGGTTCCATAAACCACTATTTCCAatagatgatatattttttatgctatttCCACAACAGAGCCGTAGACTATACATTAGGTATACATAGCACTACAagctgaaaacattttattttttttgtttcaaatagttcaaatttttaatatggtagtaattattattatttaaaaatattttttaattttgtctctGTATAATGAACCTCTTctagtttaattaaatgtaaaacgtGATTTTCAAATTTCTCACTAATCTccagtttaaaaattcatctgcCAGTACACAAATGCTAAATTGGACTGCTTTATcggcaagaaaaaaaaaatatattaacaatatcaATCAACTATTAATGATAATTACTTCAAACACagcattatttttaaactctTGCAATCAAAGTTCCCTTTAATTTCAGAGTTGCATGCACAAAAATCAATTGTGgctgaaaaattaatcaaaaaacaatttgtgtaaaatgttttattgttattatgtacatatgtatcgattatacaatatattgaaatatgtaaatgtatttaaacgaaaacaattagttaacttgttttatttaaacacatgttgtaacaaattttacaacatgtgtttaagagcatgcaacatcGTATTCAATTACATGAATTACATAATGGAGAGCACTTTTAACACTATTGtaactttttcattttcccctaAGGTTGCaccactttttgaacactctaaATAAAGTATAATGCCATCTCTTTTGGTTCCCTCA
This DNA window, taken from Lycorma delicatula isolate Av1 chromosome 7, ASM4794821v1, whole genome shotgun sequence, encodes the following:
- the LOC142327738 gene encoding organic cation transporter protein-like isoform X4; translated protein: MTTPSSPVGAAGDKEKQQQPQTEKTSSDPISQSIGNFGRWQFLLTFLLSLVNFPCTFHIFSPTFEGASRDFWCARPEGFRDLPVDLWKNLSGIFSVVSDGKVKYDPCTIKDMPLPIHNYTDVSVTFSNESVPRKKCLHWEYDSSGFGETIISEWDLVCENQQLNNLAEMMFLLGVAVGGLASGFFSDRLGRKKTLMVSLLLQIVLGLGIAFAPLLSVYLVLRALLGFVCVSVVFSGFVLCMELVGGKWLTISGVSYLFPLPIAYIVISGIAYYIKDWRNLQIAITVPAVPFLALWWILPESPRWLLTMGRVEETFEVLEEAARVNKITLPANTHKLLKQSISKVESTEAPKVGLGDLFRTPRIRKISLVLYIVWFSVYLIYYGVVLNLSSLGGNIYINSIISGAVEFPAIAISIVFLLKMGRRWPLCLTIVGAGLACLLTVLVPEENFNWLTITFAMIGKFCISSSNVVMPVYTAELFPTIMRNLGVGSSNVPAGVALMLVPYLWNLADMSAKMPMAVLGTCGVIGGAAVLLLPETDNLADTLNDIE
- the LOC142327738 gene encoding organic cation transporter protein-like isoform X3, whose amino-acid sequence is MKLTSYQNRRKFKHVDKIFQCAQKYGMTTPSSPVGAAGDKEKQQQPQTEKTSSDPISQSIGNFGRWQFLLTFLLSLVNFPCTFHIFSPTFEGASRDFWCARPEGFRDLPVDLWKNLSGIFSVVSDGKVKYDPCTIKDMPLPIHNYTDVSVTFSNESVPRKKCLHWEYDSSGFGETIISEWDLVCENQQLNNLAEMMFLLGVAVGGLASGFFSDRLGRKKTLMVSLLLQIVLGLGIAFAPLLSVYLVLRALLGFVCVSVVFSGFVLCMELVGGKWLTISGVSYLFPLPIAYIVISGIAYYIKDWRNLQIAITVPAVPFLALWWILPESPRWLLTMGRVEETFEVLEEAARVNKITLPANTHKLLKQSISKVESTEAPKVGLGDLFRTPRIRKISLVLYIVWFSVYLIYYGVVLNLSSLGGNIYINSIISGAVEFPAIAISIVFLLKMGRRWPLCLTIVGAGLACLLTVLVPEENFNWLTITFAMIGKFCISSSNVVMPVYTAELFPTIMRNLGVGSSNVPAGVALMLVPYLWNLADMSAKMPMAVLGTCGVIGGAAVLLLPETDNLADTLNDIE